A window of Synechococcales cyanobacterium T60_A2020_003 genomic DNA:
GATAGCACGATGGTTTGGGTCAGTTGTCCATCGAAATCGTCTAGCTCTAGCTCGCTGAGTTGAGGAGAGATCATAAAATTCTTAGGACGAGGGTTGGGGGGCAGAGTTAGCATTTTGATGGCAGCGATTGCACAAGCCAAAGAATTCCAGGGTGTGATAGTAAATCTTGAACTGATAGGACTCGTTGAGTCGATCTTCCAAATCGTGAACGGGACATTCATCAATGGGAAAGGACATGCCGCATTGTAGGCACGTGAGGTGGTGGCGATCTGCCTGCACCGAACTGTATAGCGCCTCCCCACTCGCCAGGGTTCGCATCTGAATCACGCCTTCTAGCTTCAGCGCTTCCAGGGAGCGGTACACCGTTGCTAACCCCATGCCCTGATTATGCTTGCGAAGCTCCATGTAGAGATCTTGGGCAGAAATCGCACGATCCAGCTTTTTCAACA
This region includes:
- a CDS encoding transcriptional repressor produces the protein MKEKRTRSQEKVLSLLKKLDRAISAQDLYMELRKHNQGMGLATVYRSLEALKLEGVIQMRTLASGEALYSSVQADRHHLTCLQCGMSFPIDECPVHDLEDRLNESYQFKIYYHTLEFFGLCNRCHQNANSAPQPSS